The window GGACTTGAGGTCGAGAGTCGCGTCGGCGCACCCGCGGACGCGGAGCACAGGAGATCGCCCTCGAAGCGAGGTTCCGTGCGAGCTCCGCTGAGATTCGCCGGTGGAAGCCCCAGCACGATCTCACCGTTCGCGGATACGGAGACCGGATACACCTCGAGGCGGGGGCAGGTGCTGTTCAACGCCTCGCCCGTCGCGAGATCGAAGGCGTAGGCGTGGAACGGACAGAGCACCTGGCCGCCGCCCATCAAGCCATCGGCGAGCGGCGCCCCCCGGTGCGGACAGCGCGCCTGGGTCGCGTAGACCTCCCCGGAGCGGGAGCGGAAGACCGCGACCTCGCGCCCCTCCACCCGGTAGGCCCGACCCTCTCCGGGAGGAATCGCATCGACCGGACCCAGACTGTATTCCTGCAGGCAACTCGTCGGCATCGGGCCTCTCCTCTGCGTTGACCTAAGCGTTTACCAGCGTAGCAAACTGAAGCGGATGCACCGGGGCCTCCGCCTCGCTCCAGGGGTCCACGTATGAGCTGATCGCCTCCTCGATGGCGGCATCCAGATCGGCGGCGATCCCCTCCGCGTCGTCCACCACCACCGCACGGATCCGCTCGATGCCGATGCGCGGGACGAACGCGTACGTTCGCTCCAGATAGCGCGCGTTCTCGCGGTAGTACTGGAGAAAACGACCGATCAGCCTCAGCACCTCCTCGTGGGTGTCCACCACCGCCAGCAGGTCGGCCTTGCGCACGTGCGATCCGCCCGCGCCCCCGACGTAGATCTCCCAGCGCCCTCCCTCCACCGCCACCACTCCCACGTCCTTGATCAGCGCCTCCGAGCAGTTTCGCGGGCAACCCGCCACGCCCAGCTTCAGCTTGGCCGGACTCTCGAGCCCCTTGAACCGCTCCTCGATCTCGATGCCGAGACGGGTGCTGTCGCCCAGCCCGAAGCGGCAGAAATCGCTGCCCACGCAGGTCTTCACCGTCCTGAAGGCCTTGGCGTAGGCGTGCCCCGAGCGCATTCCCAGGTCGCGCCACACGCTCGGCAGCTGCTCCTTCGGCACCCCCAACAAATCGATGCGCTGGCCCCCGGTGATCTTGATCATGGGGACGGCGTAGCGCTCCGCGACGTCGGCGATGCGCCGCAGCTCCTCCGCGGTGGTCACTCCACCCGGGATGCCGGGCACGACGGAGAAGGTCCCGTCGTTCTGGATGTTGGCGTGGACGCGATCGTTGATGAACCGCGCATCGCGCTCGTCCTCGTACTCCGCGCCCCACACGGTCTTCAGCAGCGACGCCAGGCCCATCTTGCTCGCGGGATCCTCCCTCCCGCCGGCCAGCTCCCGGAAGACCGCCGAGACACTGCGCAGGCCGCGCTTCTTCACCTCCGCGACCAGCTCGGCCTTCGTCAGCGGCACGCCCGGCACGTAGTAGTGCTCCGAGGGATCGACCTCGGTCTCCCCGCCGGAGGCGAGCTCCAGCACCGCCTGCACCTGGGCCTTGCAGGAGCCGCAACCCATGCCGGCGCGCGTGGCCTGGCAGAGCGATTTCAGGCTGCGGCACCCCTCCCGGACCGCCTGCACCAACTGCCCCTTCGACACCCCGTTGCAGTTGCAGATCTGGGTGTCGTCAGGCAGATCCTCCACCCGCGGCTCGCCGGTGCCGTTCGCGGCGGGAAAAAGGAGCTCCGCGCGGCGCTCGGGGACCTCCAGTCCCCGGTCGAAGAGCTGCAGCAGGTGGGGGGCGCGCGAGGTATCCCCCAGGAGAATCGCACCAGCCAGGCGGCCGCCGCGCACGAGCAGCTTCTTGTAGATCCCGCGGTTGTGCTCGACGTACCGGATCTCCTCGTCCCCGGGGAGCGCGTCTCGCTCGCCCATGACGCTCAGGTCCACGCCGGCCACCTTGAGCCTGGTCGCCACCCGCGAGCCGGTGTACACGGCGTCCGGCCGCGCGCCCGTGAGCCGATCCGCGAGCACCCGCGCCTGCTCCCACAGCGGCGCGACCAGGCCGTAGGTCACCCCGCGGTGCTCGACGCATTCGCCCAGGGCGTAGATGTGGTCATCGCCCGGACAGCGAAGGTCGTCGCCGACCACGATGCCACGCTCCACGTCCAACCCCGCGTTGCGGGCGAGATCCACGTTCGGACGGATCCCCGCGGACAGGACCACCATGTCGCAGTCGAGCATGGTGCCGTCGTCGAACCTCAGGCCGGTGACGGTGCCGTTGCCGAGCACGTCGCGCGTCGTCTTCCGCAGGTGCACGTGGAGGCCGA is drawn from Longimicrobiaceae bacterium and contains these coding sequences:
- a CDS encoding Rieske (2Fe-2S) protein, translating into MPTSCLQEYSLGPVDAIPPGEGRAYRVEGREVAVFRSRSGEVYATQARCPHRGAPLADGLMGGGQVLCPFHAYAFDLATGEALNSTCPRLEVYPVSVSANGEIVLGLPPANLSGARTEPRFEGDLLCSASAGAPTRLSTSSP
- the nirB gene encoding nitrite reductase large subunit NirB, translating into MKRKQRLIVVGNGMAGARFVEELLSRGGGEQFDVVVCGDEPYGNYNRILLSKVLARSQDPEDIFLNPPAWYRENGVTLHAGVRVRAIERRGRRLFCENGQEDRYDVLVLATGSRAFVPPLRGLEGEEGGWKRGVFVFRTLDDCQDIIDYTRQARKAAVIGGGLLGLEAARGLLELQVPEVHVVHLMPHLLEMQMDAPGGEILQRRVQELGLHVHLRKTTRDVLGNGTVTGLRFDDGTMLDCDMVVLSAGIRPNVDLARNAGLDVERGIVVGDDLRCPGDDHIYALGECVEHRGVTYGLVAPLWEQARVLADRLTGARPDAVYTGSRVATRLKVAGVDLSVMGERDALPGDEEIRYVEHNRGIYKKLLVRGGRLAGAILLGDTSRAPHLLQLFDRGLEVPERRAELLFPAANGTGEPRVEDLPDDTQICNCNGVSKGQLVQAVREGCRSLKSLCQATRAGMGCGSCKAQVQAVLELASGGETEVDPSEHYYVPGVPLTKAELVAEVKKRGLRSVSAVFRELAGGREDPASKMGLASLLKTVWGAEYEDERDARFINDRVHANIQNDGTFSVVPGIPGGVTTAEELRRIADVAERYAVPMIKITGGQRIDLLGVPKEQLPSVWRDLGMRSGHAYAKAFRTVKTCVGSDFCRFGLGDSTRLGIEIEERFKGLESPAKLKLGVAGCPRNCSEALIKDVGVVAVEGGRWEIYVGGAGGSHVRKADLLAVVDTHEEVLRLIGRFLQYYRENARYLERTYAFVPRIGIERIRAVVVDDAEGIAADLDAAIEEAISSYVDPWSEAEAPVHPLQFATLVNA